The Candidatus Eremiobacterota bacterium genome includes the window TTCAATCATAGCACAGGGAGGGGATTTTTTTCAAGCGTGATGAGCCGGTGAGCTCTCTTCAGTGCCCGCAGAGGATTCGAGAGGGATCACGGCCAGCCATAAGGAATATTGAAAGATAAAGAAACGAGAAAGATAAAGAAACGAGGAGGAACCTATGAAAAAGAATGCCCTTCTGATAGTTTTTCTTTTACTGCTCCTTGCCGTCACCTGCGCAGTACCCGCATGGGCTTACGAGATTGCAGCCTTCACCGACAAGGGGCCCGTCAACGTGCACCTGCTGCCCGACAAGAACTCCAGGGTCCTCACCACCGTGAACAAGGGCGAGCTCTGCCTGGTGCTCAACCGCAAGCAGGGCGACTGGTGGCAGGTTTTTGCCCTTCACAACACCATCGGGTACGTGCACAAGAGCAAGCTTGTCATCCGCTGGAATGACGGCAAATCAATCGCGACCATAAATGATCAGGATGGCTACGCCATCATGTACACGGGAGCCTCCCAGAACACCAGGATCATAAGGAAGGTGATGGAAGGCGAAGAGTTTATCGTCGTAGGCAAAGATGCATGGTACCGCATCGTGACCAACGACTGCAAGGAAGGCTTCGTCCTGGCAGGAAAAGTCGTGGAGCTATATCCCATGCCCTAGGGAGTCATTACGTGGTGTGCTTGAGATGGAGCCTCATGAACGTCAGTCCAGGGGCTTCATGTATTTTTTCACCATTCTGAGCTCCCTCCCGTGCGAAAACTGGTGAAAGCTGCCGGGTTTCAAAGGACCTCACAGATGGAAGCTCCGAGCCTGCAGTTCCTCAGAATGGGGTGTCGTGGCCCCGGTAGCACGTGACGCCTTCGTCTTCAATATACTTCGCGAGGCTGTCAACATGCTCATCGGCTGGAGATTCCGTGGATCCATAGCGGCAGGCTCTCCCGAGGGCCGTGTATTTGGAAGCCCCGAGCCTGTGGAAGGGGAGCAGGTTCATCTCCGTGAGTCCTGCCGAGCGGACAAAGCGTCCCGTGGCCCTCATGTTCTCCTCGGTATCGTTGTATCCCGGGATGACGGGCACCCTGATGACGGCCCTTCCGCTCCATGAAGAGTTCCCGAGGGATGAGATGTTTGCGAGGATTGGCTCCACGTCGGCGCCGGTGCCCTCCCGGTGCTTTACCGGGTCCATGTGCTTGATGTCAATAAAAGCCCATTCAGCGTGGGCCAACACGCGGTGAAAGGTCTCCCGGGGGCTCATGGCCGATGTTTCTATCGCGGTATGAATGTAGGCGGCTCCTGCGCTCTCGAGGACGGCCGTGACAAAAGAGGGCTGCTTGAGGGGCTCGCCGCCGCCGATGGTAATGCCGCCACCTTCTCCCCAGTAATCCCTGTCACGCCTGATGATGTGCATCACTTTCTCGAGGGAATAATATGCACCGCTCAGCACAAGTGCCTCGCTGAAGCAGGCTGTGATGCACTCGTAGGTGCGGCATTCGTCGCAGAGGGCCCTGTTGAAGGAGAGGGGGATTTCCTGATTCTGCCTGCAGGTGATGGCCTCGCGGGGGCAGGCGCTCACGCAGCTCCATGGGCGCCTTCGGCACCTGGCGGGGCGGTACATGAGCACGGGGCGGGCATACTGTCCTTCAGGATTGGCGCACCACTCGCAGCGCAGAGGGCACCCTGCCATGAAGATGAGGGTCCTGCATCCCGGCCCGTCATGGACGGAATGACCCTGGATGTCGAATATGAGGCCATCAGGTATTTCAGAAGTTTTCATCACGGTGCCTGTAGAGCTCGCACGTGACAGCCGCCATCTCTTCATAGGCGAAGAATCCCGTCACTGAGGCGGCGCATTTACCCAGGCCCGCTGAGGCCTCCTCGTAATTCAGGCACTCCCTGCACCGGGGAAGGCAGATGCATGAGGGGCACGAGCCTTCATCGGCGCTTACCGTCTCTTCAGTCATGTGGCAAATCCCTTTTATCACGTCCACAGGGGCGAAATTCCTGCAGTCCCTGTGCCGTGCCGCACTTTCCTTCATCATGAAACCTCCTCTATCTCCGTTCGTGCAATGACCTCGTCCTGGATGGGCTTGCCAATCTCCACCCAGTACTGGGTGAAGCCCGCCACGCGGACCATGAGCTCCCGGTTATGGTCGGGATCAAGCTGCGCCTCCTTCAGCAGTGTTGAGTCAACGATGTTGTACTGCACATGAAAGCCGCCGGCCCGCATGTAAGCCCTTGTGAGGGCCAGGAGCTTCCGCGCGCCTTCCATGCCCTTCACGGTCGCGGGATGAACCTTCAGGTTCATCTGCGAGTTCTGCGACTGCGAGTGATCCCATATTGTTGCCGACGTGAAGAGGGCATAGGGACCTTTCCTGTCAGTGCCCGGGTATGCTGAGAGAGAGCCATCGGCAAAGGTGGTTCCCGAAAGGCGCCCGTCAGGCCCCGCGAGCGTGGCGGCTCCCATGGCGCCGTGGGTCGAGACTGAAATCTGGCAGGGGTAAAGGGGCTTCCCGTAGAGCGACTCATAACGGCGGCACATGGAGCAGAACCACTCCTCCCAGTCCTTCAATATGGTATCGGCATAAGGATCGTCATTGCCGTACTTGGGTGACGTGAGGCAGAGAAAGTGGATTTTGTCATAAGCTCCGCTCTCATCGCGCTTCTCCTGGTCCATGAGGCTGAAGGAGTTGACTTCCTGGGCGGTCTTGAAGCCGAAGTTGCCGAGGAGGGCCTCCTTCATCTCGTCAAGGGTGAGCTTTTTGCTGTCATAGACAAGGTGGCGGAGTGCGGCGAGGCTGTTCACCAGGTTGGCGGTGCCCGTTGACTCCACGTTGAAGGTGGCATTGTAGCGATACCCCATCTCGTTTATCAGGTGCCCCTTCTCAAGGCAGTCAGGTTTGAGAAGGGAATGAAAGACGGCCATGTTGTTCTTGCGCCATACGTCGTGCTGGATGTTGTTGCACCGGGTGAGGACCTCCACGGCCATTGAGAAATAGTGCTGGAACTGGGTGAAGAGATCTTCATAGGTGGCAAGGCTCTTCCCGTGGGCGGGAAAAACCCGCTCCCCTGTCCTTTTGTCCACGCCGTCGAAAAGGACGAGCTCCAGCACCTTGGGCAGCGAGATAAAATGGACGCCCACACTCGTGGGCTGGCCTGAGCCGCCCGGTATCCACCACCTTTTCCCTTCAAAGTCAAGGGGCATCCATGAGCCCGGCGACGTCTCGAGGCAGCCGCCCACGGCCCATGCGCGGGCTTCCCGCGGCGTCATGCCCTCAGGGCCATAATGCTCATTGATGAAGTCCATTGCCACCCGGTTGTTCATGAAAGCAGGGTATCCTGTGCCCGTCTTCACGCATTCGATGGCCTTCAGCAGGAACTCCTCGGGGAGGCGCTCATCGTAGAGGACCGAGAGGGTAGGCTGCGGCGCGGCAAGGGTGATTCCCGCCTCGAGCAACAGAAGCTCCAGGTCGTTCGCGGCAGGCTTACCCTCGCGGTCAAGGCCCCCAAGGCTCAGGTTGTTGAAGGTGTTCCCCGAGAGCACGCCGCCCACGACGCCCATGGAGGCGAAGCAGTCTATGCATGTGAACTTGACGCGCTGGCACTCCAGCAGCTCAAGCACTTCATCCCTGGTGATAAGGCCTTTTTCCATGTCATGGGCGTAGTAAGGATAAAGCACCTGGCCGAGCCTTCCCGGCGAGAGCCCCGAGATGGCGTCCTCGTTGAGGACGGCAATGTGGATGGTCCAGCAGAGCTGCACGGCATCCCTGAAGGTGCGGGGCGGCCTGTGGGCAATCCATTCGAGGCAGTCGGCGATGGCAATATATTCCTTTTTCCTCTCCTTTGAGAAGCCGGCGAGCCTCCTGGCTTCGCGGGCATAATTTTCAATCCAGGCCTGGATTCCCTCTGTCACCTCGATGACGGCCTTGTAGTTGTAAAGCCTGTTCATACCCGCGATTCCGTCGCCGTCGGCATTCCCGGCGACGGCTGCCATTTTTTCCCTGGCGATGGCTTTAATGCCGTCAAAGCCGTACTGGAGCGGATAGTAATAGTTGATGACCTCGCGGCCCTGGGGAAGGGTGTAGCCCGAGTCGAACATGCACACGATGGAGCGCATGATCTTCTCCTTGATATCATAGCCCGGCACGCACTGCTCGTAAGCGTGGCCAAGGTCGTCAACGGACCTTGTATGCCACATCCTGGCAAGTGAAAGGAGCGCCGGTACCTCTTCGGCGCGCATGCCGAATTTCCCGGCGATGGAAACCACCTTCCCGAAGCTCTCCGTCACGTTCCCGCCGCCGGCGCCGAAACGCGAGTGCTCGTCGGCGCTCGTGGCGCCCCGCTTCATGGCCTCCTTGTAGAACTCGTCCTCTCTTGCCATATAGAAACCCTCGGAAAGCCAGGGCATGGGGAAGGAGCCGCGGTAATAGGAAGCCCTCCCCATCACGATAAGCTCTCCGGGATATATCACGGGCGTAAGGTGCGAAAAGGCTTCCTTCAGGGCCCTGGCGCGCCTCACCACGGGGATCTCAGAGTCAAGCTCGAAGTATTTCCTGCAGTACCAGTAAGGAAACTCGTTGTTCGCCGAGCTGAGGGTCTTAAAATAGATTTCGCGAAGCGTGCGGGCCCTTGCGCCGGGCTCGCGCTTCACCTCCCGATCCTTCCCGCCCTGCCTTTTCTCGCCGCCATCCCCACCAATGGTGATTCCAGCCTCTTCAAGGACCTGTGACAGTTTTTTCCCCATGGGGCACCTCTTTTGCTTCAAATGGTCTTGTTGAAAATCGCTCTCAATATGCTCTATTATATCACATTAATCCTTCTTTGTGATGACCACCGATCCTACTTCAAAGACGTGAGAATAAATCTTTTTCCCCGACTTGATGATATGCATCAGTGAATCTTTGCCCATG containing:
- a CDS encoding SH3 domain-containing protein, with translation MKKNALLIVFLLLLLAVTCAVPAWAYEIAAFTDKGPVNVHLLPDKNSRVLTTVNKGELCLVLNRKQGDWWQVFALHNTIGYVHKSKLVIRWNDGKSIATINDQDGYAIMYTGASQNTRIIRKVMEGEEFIVVGKDAWYRIVTNDCKEGFVLAGKVVELYPMP
- a CDS encoding glycyl-radical enzyme activating protein; its protein translation is MKTSEIPDGLIFDIQGHSVHDGPGCRTLIFMAGCPLRCEWCANPEGQYARPVLMYRPARCRRRPWSCVSACPREAITCRQNQEIPLSFNRALCDECRTYECITACFSEALVLSGAYYSLEKVMHIIRRDRDYWGEGGGITIGGGEPLKQPSFVTAVLESAGAAYIHTAIETSAMSPRETFHRVLAHAEWAFIDIKHMDPVKHREGTGADVEPILANISSLGNSSWSGRAVIRVPVIPGYNDTEENMRATGRFVRSAGLTEMNLLPFHRLGASKYTALGRACRYGSTESPADEHVDSLAKYIEDEGVTCYRGHDTPF
- the hpdC gene encoding 4-hydroxyphenylacetate decarboxylase small subunit codes for the protein MMKESAARHRDCRNFAPVDVIKGICHMTEETVSADEGSCPSCICLPRCRECLNYEEASAGLGKCAASVTGFFAYEEMAAVTCELYRHRDENF
- the hpdB gene encoding 4-hydroxyphenylacetate decarboxylase large subunit, whose translation is MGKKLSQVLEEAGITIGGDGGEKRQGGKDREVKREPGARARTLREIYFKTLSSANNEFPYWYCRKYFELDSEIPVVRRARALKEAFSHLTPVIYPGELIVMGRASYYRGSFPMPWLSEGFYMAREDEFYKEAMKRGATSADEHSRFGAGGGNVTESFGKVVSIAGKFGMRAEEVPALLSLARMWHTRSVDDLGHAYEQCVPGYDIKEKIMRSIVCMFDSGYTLPQGREVINYYYPLQYGFDGIKAIAREKMAAVAGNADGDGIAGMNRLYNYKAVIEVTEGIQAWIENYAREARRLAGFSKERKKEYIAIADCLEWIAHRPPRTFRDAVQLCWTIHIAVLNEDAISGLSPGRLGQVLYPYYAHDMEKGLITRDEVLELLECQRVKFTCIDCFASMGVVGGVLSGNTFNNLSLGGLDREGKPAANDLELLLLEAGITLAAPQPTLSVLYDERLPEEFLLKAIECVKTGTGYPAFMNNRVAMDFINEHYGPEGMTPREARAWAVGGCLETSPGSWMPLDFEGKRWWIPGGSGQPTSVGVHFISLPKVLELVLFDGVDKRTGERVFPAHGKSLATYEDLFTQFQHYFSMAVEVLTRCNNIQHDVWRKNNMAVFHSLLKPDCLEKGHLINEMGYRYNATFNVESTGTANLVNSLAALRHLVYDSKKLTLDEMKEALLGNFGFKTAQEVNSFSLMDQEKRDESGAYDKIHFLCLTSPKYGNDDPYADTILKDWEEWFCSMCRRYESLYGKPLYPCQISVSTHGAMGAATLAGPDGRLSGTTFADGSLSAYPGTDRKGPYALFTSATIWDHSQSQNSQMNLKVHPATVKGMEGARKLLALTRAYMRAGGFHVQYNIVDSTLLKEAQLDPDHNRELMVRVAGFTQYWVEIGKPIQDEVIARTEIEEVS